One genomic segment of Desmodus rotundus isolate HL8 chromosome 5, HLdesRot8A.1, whole genome shotgun sequence includes these proteins:
- the LOC112314199 gene encoding large ribosomal subunit protein eL39 produces MSSHKTFRIKRFLAKKQKQNRPIPQWIRMKTGNKIRYNSKRRHWRRTKLGL; encoded by the coding sequence ATGTCTTCTCACAAGACTTTCAGGATCAAGAGGTTCCTGgccaagaaacaaaagcagaatcGGCCCATTCCCCAATGGATTCGGATGAAAACTGGTAATAAAATCAGGTACAACTCCAAGAGGAGACATTGGAGACGAACCAAACTGGGTCTATAA
- the ARCN1 gene encoding coatomer subunit delta isoform X1 — MVLLAAAVCTKAGKAIVSRQFVEMTRTRIEGLLAAFPKLMNTGKQHTFVETESVRYVYQPMEKLYMVLITTKNSNILEDLETLRLFSRVIPEYCRALEENEISDHCFDLIFAFDEIVALGYRENVNLAQIRTFTEMDSHEEKVFRAVRETQEREAKAEMRRKAKELQQARRDAERQGKKAPGFGGFGSSTVSGGSTAAMITETIIETDKPKVAPAPARPSGPSKALKLGAKGKEVDNFVDKLKSEGETIMSSNMGKRMSEATKVHVPPINMESVHMKVEEKITLTCGRDGGLQNMELHGMIMLRISDDKFGRIRLHVENEDKKGVQLQTHPNVDKKLFTAESLIGLKNPEKSFPVNSDVGVLKWRLQTTEESFIPLTINCWPSESGNGCDVNIEYELQEDNLELNDVVITIPLPSGVGAPVIGEIDGEYRHDSRRNTLEWCLPVIDAKNKSGSLEFSIAGQPNDFFPVQVSFISKKNYCNIQVTKVTQVDGNSPVRFSTETTFLVDKYEIL; from the exons GTGCTGTTGGCAGCAGCAGTCTGCACGAAAGCAGGAAAGGCCATTGTTTCTCGTCAGTTTGTGGAGATGACCCGAACTCGGATTGAGGGCTTGTTAGCAGCTTTTCCGAAGCTCATGAACACTGGAAAACAACATACGTTTGTTGAAACAGAGAGTGTAAGATATGTCTACCAGCCTATGGAGAAATTGTACATGGTACTGATCACTACCAAAAACAGCAACATCTTAGAAGATCTGGAAACCCTAAGGCTCTTCTCAAGAGTG ATCCCTGAATATTGCCGAGCCTTAGAGGAGAATGAAATATCTGATCActgttttgatttgatttttgcttttgatgAAATTGTTGCCCTGGGATACCGGGAGAATGTTAATCTGGCACAGATCAGAACCTTCACAGAAATGGATTCTCATGAGGAGAAGGTGTTCAGAGCAGTCAGAGAG ACTCAAGAACGTGAAGCCAAGGCTGAAATGCGGCGTAAAGCAAAGGAATTACAACAGGCCCGAAGAGATGCAGAGAGACAGGGCAAAAAAGCACCAGGATTTGGGGGATTTGGAAGTTCCACAGTCTCTGGAGGCAGCACAGCTGCCATGATTACAGAGACTATCATTGAAACTGATAAACCAAAAGTGGCACCTGCGCCAGCCAG ACCTTCAGGCCCCAGCAAGGCTTTGAAACTTGGAGccaaaggaaaggaagtagatAACTTTGTGGACAAATTGAAATCTGAAGGTGAAACTATTATGTCCTCCAATATGGGCAAGCGTATGTCTGAAGCAACCAAAGTGCATGTTCCACCCATTAACATGGAAAG tgtGCATATGAAGGTTGAGGAGAAAATTACACTGACCTGTGGCCGAGACGGAGGGCTACAGAATATGGAGTTGCATGGCATGATCATGCTGAGGATCTCAGATGATAAATTTGGCCGAATTCGTCTTCATGTGGAAAATGAAGATAAGAAAGGGGTGCAGCTGCAG acccATCCAAATGTAGATAAAAAACTTTTTACTGCAGAATCTCTGATTGGCTTGAAGAATCCAGAGAAGTCATTTCCAGTCAACAGTGACGTAGGGGTGTTAAAGTGGAGACTACAAACTACAGAGGAATCTTTTATTCCACTGACAA TTAATTGCTGGCCCTCAGAAAGTGGAAATGGCTGTGACGTTAACATAGAATATGAGCTACAAGAAGATAATTTAGAACTGAATGATGTGGTTATTACCATCCCACTCCC ATCTGGTGTTGGTGCACCAGTGATTGGTGAGATCGATGGTGAATATCGACATGACAGTCGACGAAATACATTGGAGTGGTGCCTGCCAGTGATTGATGCCAAAAATAAGAGTGGCAGCCTTGAGTTCAGCATTGCCGGGCAGCCCAATGATTTCTTTCCTGTTCAAGTTTCCTTCATCTccaaaaaaaattactgtaacATACAG gtaACCAAAGTGACCCAGGTAGATGGGAATAGCCCTGTAAGGTTTTCTACAGAGACCACTTTCCTAGTGGATAAGTATGAAATCCTGTAA
- the LOC123480800 gene encoding uncharacterized protein: MQPRLGAQGIRPPCSLLAKPQLTITWEETSAGTLPLRARRPIPAPRLRVLPSAGNTRCRRSREDLAQAALQGTPKGIPIRTASAGKGAGTHSSGNPSGLRKAERRGALEGLGERGQEGERGQETPIGCLLSALVQCPPFPLFNHRFLNPPLALSEPHSHSLPTYSISPPEYLLRVPRSARHPFSPSSKPHHEELQMGLTALHISLHGFF; this comes from the exons ATGCAGCCCCGCTTGGGCGCCCAGGGTATCCGCCCGCCCTGCAGTCTCCTCGCCAAGCCCCAGCTCACCATCACTTGGGAGGAAACGTCCGCTGGCACCTTGCCACTCAGGGCCCGGAGGCCCATCCCAGCACCCCGCCTACGCGTCCTACCATCCGCGGGCAATACCCGCTGCAGGAGAAGCCGGGAAgacctggctcaggccgcgctcCAGGGAACTCCAAAAGGGATTCCAATACGGACCGCGAGCGCAGGGAAAGGAGCCGGGACTCACTCTTCCGGCAACCCCTCTGGGCTCCGGAAAGCCGAAAGACGTGGGGCTTTGGAGGGCCTTGGAG aaaggggacaggagggagaaagagggcaagaaacaccgattggttgcctcttgagcgcgcTGGTCCAG tGTCCCCCATTCCCACTTTTTAACCACAGATTCCTGAATCCTCCGTTGGCTCTCAGTGAACCTCACAGTCACAGCCTTCCAACATACTCAATCTCCCCTCCAGAATATTTGCTGCGGGTACCCAGGTCGGCCCGTCACCCCTTCTCACCCTCTTCCAAGCCCCACCATGAAGAGCTGCAAATGGGGTTGACAGCCCTGCACATCAGTCTTCACGGATTTTTCTAA
- the ARCN1 gene encoding coatomer subunit delta isoform X2, protein MIPEYCRALEENEISDHCFDLIFAFDEIVALGYRENVNLAQIRTFTEMDSHEEKVFRAVRETQEREAKAEMRRKAKELQQARRDAERQGKKAPGFGGFGSSTVSGGSTAAMITETIIETDKPKVAPAPARPSGPSKALKLGAKGKEVDNFVDKLKSEGETIMSSNMGKRMSEATKVHVPPINMESVHMKVEEKITLTCGRDGGLQNMELHGMIMLRISDDKFGRIRLHVENEDKKGVQLQTHPNVDKKLFTAESLIGLKNPEKSFPVNSDVGVLKWRLQTTEESFIPLTINCWPSESGNGCDVNIEYELQEDNLELNDVVITIPLPSGVGAPVIGEIDGEYRHDSRRNTLEWCLPVIDAKNKSGSLEFSIAGQPNDFFPVQVSFISKKNYCNIQVTKVTQVDGNSPVRFSTETTFLVDKYEIL, encoded by the exons ATCCCTGAATATTGCCGAGCCTTAGAGGAGAATGAAATATCTGATCActgttttgatttgatttttgcttttgatgAAATTGTTGCCCTGGGATACCGGGAGAATGTTAATCTGGCACAGATCAGAACCTTCACAGAAATGGATTCTCATGAGGAGAAGGTGTTCAGAGCAGTCAGAGAG ACTCAAGAACGTGAAGCCAAGGCTGAAATGCGGCGTAAAGCAAAGGAATTACAACAGGCCCGAAGAGATGCAGAGAGACAGGGCAAAAAAGCACCAGGATTTGGGGGATTTGGAAGTTCCACAGTCTCTGGAGGCAGCACAGCTGCCATGATTACAGAGACTATCATTGAAACTGATAAACCAAAAGTGGCACCTGCGCCAGCCAG ACCTTCAGGCCCCAGCAAGGCTTTGAAACTTGGAGccaaaggaaaggaagtagatAACTTTGTGGACAAATTGAAATCTGAAGGTGAAACTATTATGTCCTCCAATATGGGCAAGCGTATGTCTGAAGCAACCAAAGTGCATGTTCCACCCATTAACATGGAAAG tgtGCATATGAAGGTTGAGGAGAAAATTACACTGACCTGTGGCCGAGACGGAGGGCTACAGAATATGGAGTTGCATGGCATGATCATGCTGAGGATCTCAGATGATAAATTTGGCCGAATTCGTCTTCATGTGGAAAATGAAGATAAGAAAGGGGTGCAGCTGCAG acccATCCAAATGTAGATAAAAAACTTTTTACTGCAGAATCTCTGATTGGCTTGAAGAATCCAGAGAAGTCATTTCCAGTCAACAGTGACGTAGGGGTGTTAAAGTGGAGACTACAAACTACAGAGGAATCTTTTATTCCACTGACAA TTAATTGCTGGCCCTCAGAAAGTGGAAATGGCTGTGACGTTAACATAGAATATGAGCTACAAGAAGATAATTTAGAACTGAATGATGTGGTTATTACCATCCCACTCCC ATCTGGTGTTGGTGCACCAGTGATTGGTGAGATCGATGGTGAATATCGACATGACAGTCGACGAAATACATTGGAGTGGTGCCTGCCAGTGATTGATGCCAAAAATAAGAGTGGCAGCCTTGAGTTCAGCATTGCCGGGCAGCCCAATGATTTCTTTCCTGTTCAAGTTTCCTTCATCTccaaaaaaaattactgtaacATACAG gtaACCAAAGTGACCCAGGTAGATGGGAATAGCCCTGTAAGGTTTTCTACAGAGACCACTTTCCTAGTGGATAAGTATGAAATCCTGTAA